The Clostridioides sp. ES-S-0010-02 genome window below encodes:
- a CDS encoding TerD family protein, producing MSINLSKGDKIDLKKSNPGLSNILVGLGWDPVQQSGGGFLKSLFGGGQADIDCDASVFMLNQEGKLSGIKDLIYFGNLKSACKSVLHTGDNLTGEGVGDDEQILVNLDKVPSNIHRLLFVVNIYNCIDRKQHFGMIKNAYIRVEDQSNKKEIAKYNLSDNYSEKTTLIVGVIYRKDGSWQFKAIGEGTKDAGLKEVMQNLDRIECVYGI from the coding sequence ATGTCAATTAATTTATCAAAGGGTGATAAAATAGATTTAAAAAAATCCAACCCAGGATTGAGTAATATACTTGTGGGCCTAGGATGGGACCCTGTGCAACAGTCAGGTGGAGGATTCCTTAAGTCTTTATTTGGTGGAGGACAAGCTGATATAGATTGCGATGCATCTGTATTTATGCTAAATCAGGAAGGAAAATTAAGTGGTATAAAAGACTTAATTTATTTTGGAAATTTAAAGAGTGCCTGTAAGTCAGTTTTACATACAGGAGATAACTTAACTGGTGAAGGTGTGGGTGATGATGAACAAATTCTAGTTAATTTAGATAAAGTTCCATCAAATATTCACAGATTATTATTTGTAGTAAATATATACAATTGTATAGACAGAAAACAACACTTTGGGATGATAAAAAATGCCTATATAAGAGTTGAGGACCAAAGCAATAAAAAGGAAATAGCAAAGTATAATTTATCTGATAATTATTCAGAAAAAACTACTCTTATAGTAGGGGTTATATATAGAAAAGATGGAAGTTGGCAGTTTAAAGCAATAGGTGAAGGAACAAAAGATGCGGGTCTTAAAGAAGTAATGCAAAATTTAGACAGGATTGAGTGTGTATATGGAATTTAA
- a CDS encoding TerD family protein, which yields MAIVLKKGQKIDLTKGNPGLKNIRLGLGWDTNSFDSGYDYDLDVSVFMVGESQRVERDEDFIFYNNLKHPSGAVEHLGDNRTGEGDGDDEEILVNLDTMPKHIQKIAVTVTIYEAAERKQNFGQVSNSYIRVLNSENDQEILRYDLGEEFSIETAITVCEIYKYNGEWKFSAVGAGFEGGLEALCRNYGLSV from the coding sequence ATGGCTATAGTATTAAAAAAAGGACAAAAAATTGATTTAACTAAGGGAAATCCAGGACTTAAAAATATTAGACTTGGACTAGGATGGGATACAAATTCATTTGATAGTGGATATGATTACGATTTAGATGTCAGTGTTTTTATGGTAGGAGAATCTCAAAGAGTTGAAAGAGATGAAGATTTTATATTCTATAATAATTTAAAACATCCATCTGGAGCAGTTGAGCATTTAGGTGATAATAGAACTGGTGAAGGTGATGGAGATGACGAAGAAATATTAGTAAACTTAGATACAATGCCAAAGCATATACAAAAAATAGCTGTAACAGTTACAATATATGAAGCTGCTGAAAGAAAACAAAACTTTGGACAAGTAAGTAACTCATATATAAGAGTTTTAAACTCTGAAAATGACCAAGAAATATTAAGATATGACTTAGGCGAAGAATTTAGTATAGAGACTGCAATTACAGTATGTGAGATATATAAATATAATGGAGAATGGAAGTTTAGTGCAGTTGGAGCAGGATTTGAAGGTGGCTTAGAAGCACTTTGCAGAAACTATGGATTAAGTGTTTAG
- a CDS encoding TerD family protein, with amino-acid sequence MGITLSKGQKVDLTKGNPGLKNILVGLGWDTNKYDGGFDFDLDTAAFLTGASGSVTNDGDFVFYNNLKHTSGAVEHLGDNRTGEGDGDDEQIVVDLSKIPGEISKISFTVTIHDATERTQNFGQVSNSYIRIVDKDTNEELIKYELGEDFSIETAIVVAEIYKHNGEWKFNALGSGFEGGLAALCGNFGINL; translated from the coding sequence ATGGGTATAACATTATCAAAAGGCCAAAAGGTTGATTTAACTAAGGGAAACCCAGGGCTTAAAAATATTTTAGTAGGGTTAGGATGGGACACTAACAAGTATGATGGTGGATTTGACTTTGACTTAGATACAGCAGCATTTTTAACAGGAGCAAGTGGAAGTGTTACTAATGATGGAGATTTTGTATTTTACAACAATTTAAAGCATACTTCTGGAGCAGTTGAACATTTAGGTGATAATAGAACTGGTGAAGGTGATGGAGATGATGAGCAAATAGTTGTTGATTTATCTAAGATTCCTGGAGAAATAAGCAAAATTTCTTTTACAGTTACAATTCATGATGCTACAGAAAGAACACAAAATTTTGGGCAAGTAAGTAATTCTTATATAAGAATAGTAGATAAAGATACAAATGAAGAGCTAATAAAGTATGAATTAGGTGAAGATTTTAGTATAGAGACAGCTATAGTAGTAGCTGAAATATATAAACACAATGGAGAATGGAAATTTAACGCACTAGGTTCTGGTTTTGAAGGTGGACTTGCTGCGTTATGTGGAAACTTTGGAATAAACTTATAA
- a CDS encoding trypsin-like peptidase domain-containing protein — protein sequence MICTIKPLKVVIKNSKEPLNEFMSSKSYTNKSSSYIKEVYFTRYIGIDNSIDKYIKNIKNIDAHFFNNITVPYISLNNLNINFDKSQTDKMLNTFNTYNDAKFNSWNLYNIEFPCKIENDTLDWTKKIAFKNTLDLFSKNTPHSTPSIVKNFAVKLLCWIDYFLPKLFYNKIKITVSPKVVYFGNIKRQELFFLYFLSQLGCDILYINPHKDILDLYPECSRFSTLVEFSKKSPTMLDIPLEKLNTDINKNINNNKTYTPINKPQSEQTSVDTNFTSTKNKKDKEIELTYEELAKLSTSVVMIVVCDNENKPFKSGSGVVINSEGYILTNLHVVNEGYSFLVRFENDDKVYTSHQIIKYHSDYDLAVIKVDRECKSIPVKVSKKPVRGQKIVAIGSPLGLFNTVSDGIISAFRDFETVQMIQFTAPISSGSSGGALLDMFGNLLGLISAGYDDGQNLNLAVESHLVKIFANNFIEIIN from the coding sequence ATGATTTGTACTATTAAACCATTAAAAGTTGTAATAAAGAACTCAAAAGAGCCTTTAAATGAATTTATGTCTAGTAAGTCTTATACAAATAAGAGTTCTTCTTATATTAAAGAAGTCTACTTTACACGATATATAGGTATTGATAATTCGATTGATAAATACATAAAAAACATCAAAAATATAGATGCTCATTTTTTTAACAATATAACAGTTCCCTATATTAGTCTAAACAACTTAAATATAAATTTTGATAAATCACAAACAGATAAGATGCTCAATACTTTCAATACTTATAATGATGCTAAATTTAACAGTTGGAATTTATACAATATTGAATTTCCTTGTAAGATAGAAAATGATACATTAGATTGGACAAAAAAAATTGCATTTAAAAATACATTAGATTTGTTTTCTAAAAACACACCACATTCAACACCTTCTATTGTTAAAAATTTTGCTGTTAAACTTTTATGTTGGATAGATTATTTTCTACCTAAATTATTTTATAATAAAATTAAAATTACTGTTTCACCCAAGGTAGTGTATTTTGGTAATATTAAGAGACAGGAACTTTTTTTCTTATATTTTTTATCACAGCTTGGATGTGATATTTTATATATAAATCCTCATAAGGATATCCTTGATTTGTATCCTGAATGTTCTAGATTTTCTACTTTAGTTGAATTTTCTAAAAAAAGTCCAACTATGCTAGATATACCTTTGGAAAAATTAAATACAGATATAAATAAGAACATCAATAATAACAAAACTTATACTCCTATAAATAAACCTCAATCTGAACAAACTTCTGTTGACACAAACTTTACATCTACAAAAAATAAAAAAGATAAAGAAATAGAACTTACATATGAAGAACTCGCAAAATTATCAACTTCCGTTGTTATGATTGTTGTGTGTGATAATGAAAACAAACCATTCAAGAGCGGTTCTGGAGTAGTCATAAATAGTGAAGGTTACATACTTACAAATCTCCATGTAGTTAATGAAGGCTATTCATTTTTAGTTAGATTTGAAAATGATGATAAAGTTTATACATCACATCAAATCATAAAATACCACTCAGATTATGATTTGGCTGTAATAAAAGTTGATAGAGAATGTAAATCAATACCAGTCAAGGTTAGTAAAAAACCTGTAAGAGGCCAAAAAATAGTTGCAATTGGAAGCCCTTTAGGTCTTTTCAATACAGTTTCAGATGGAATTATCTCTGCTTTTCGTGACTTTGAAACAGTTCAAATGATACAATTTACAGCTCCAATCTCTAGTGGTAGTTCTGGAGGGGCTCTTTTAGATATGTTTGGCAATTTACTGGGATTAATTTCTGCTGGATATGATGATGGACAAAACTTAAATCTAGCAGTGGAAAGTCATCTTGTCAAAATATTTGCCAATAATTTTATCGAAATAATAAACTAA
- the asnB gene encoding asparagine synthase (glutamine-hydrolyzing), with product MCGNISIYYKGDISKKEDIKFKIKESVNNINHISLDSRGYLKGEEKEFDFNRFDVIDVIHGVKPFEKDGKVIVLNGEIYNSCEIKEELIKKGYSFATDSDIEILLTSYIAFGKNCVHKIKGMFSFIIYDKENESIFGARDLFGIKPLYYINKEKVIIFASEYKFILEYVKKLNINERSLQSYFSFQYVLPEDTMIQGIRLIPAGHFFRVENGILSLKRYNKLEFRSSTKFFYSKNHLGNRDIGEEEIRNVVIDSVRRQVAENKQIGTFLSGGIDSSIITSIASQINPNIKSFSLGFNVKGYSELEIAKKTADKLGIENIPLNITQDDYIKALPSVIYFLDDPVADPSGVGLYFLIKEASKYVKIALSGEGADELFGGYNVYKEYNNVKSVINSPVYIRGVLNRVSELMPNIKGKNYLYRATTPLEKRYIGNAKIFENNEVKRFFFKYKEKNIHEYLLSNLYREAQKNNYDYISKMQHIDVNTWLQGDILQKVDKFSVAEHLELRVPFLDKDVFDVAKNLRVEQKITKNNTKVLLRESFKDIVPEHVIQRKKLGFPTPIRVWLKDDLGVVVRETISNANVDEFIDKKYIIKLLDEHLKGHKDNSRKIWTIFTFCLWHQLFIEHKNIKY from the coding sequence ATGTGTGGCAATATTTCAATTTATTATAAAGGAGATATATCTAAAAAAGAAGATATTAAATTTAAAATAAAAGAATCTGTAAATAATATAAATCATATAAGTCTTGATAGTAGAGGATACTTAAAAGGTGAGGAAAAAGAGTTTGATTTTAATAGATTTGATGTAATAGATGTTATACATGGAGTTAAACCATTTGAAAAAGATGGAAAGGTTATAGTTTTAAATGGTGAAATATATAATAGTTGCGAGATAAAAGAAGAATTGATTAAAAAAGGGTACAGCTTTGCTACAGATAGTGATATTGAAATCTTATTAACATCTTATATAGCATTTGGAAAAAATTGTGTACATAAGATAAAAGGTATGTTTAGCTTTATAATATATGATAAAGAAAATGAAAGCATATTTGGGGCAAGAGATTTATTTGGAATAAAACCACTTTACTATATAAATAAAGAAAAAGTGATAATCTTTGCATCAGAATATAAATTTATACTCGAGTATGTTAAAAAACTAAACATAAATGAACGAAGTTTACAGAGTTATTTTTCGTTTCAATATGTTCTTCCTGAAGATACTATGATACAAGGAATAAGATTGATACCAGCAGGACATTTTTTTAGAGTGGAAAACGGAATACTATCTTTAAAGAGATACAATAAACTTGAATTTAGGAGTAGTACAAAATTTTTTTACAGTAAGAATCATTTAGGGAATAGAGATATAGGCGAAGAAGAAATAAGAAATGTAGTAATAGATTCGGTAAGAAGACAGGTAGCAGAAAATAAACAAATTGGGACATTTTTGTCTGGTGGTATAGATTCATCAATTATAACCTCTATAGCTTCACAAATTAATCCAAATATAAAGTCTTTTTCGCTAGGTTTTAATGTTAAAGGGTATAGTGAATTGGAAATAGCTAAAAAAACAGCTGATAAATTGGGCATAGAAAACATTCCACTTAACATAACACAAGATGACTATATAAAAGCATTACCGAGTGTAATTTATTTTTTGGATGACCCTGTGGCAGACCCATCAGGAGTAGGTCTTTATTTTTTAATTAAAGAAGCTAGTAAATATGTTAAAATAGCTTTGTCTGGAGAAGGTGCTGATGAATTATTCGGGGGATATAATGTATACAAGGAATATAATAATGTGAAATCAGTTATAAATTCACCAGTGTATATTAGAGGCGTATTAAATAGAGTTTCAGAGCTTATGCCTAATATAAAAGGCAAAAATTATCTTTACAGAGCTACAACACCTTTAGAAAAGAGATATATAGGAAATGCGAAGATTTTTGAAAATAATGAAGTAAAAAGATTCTTTTTTAAATATAAGGAAAAGAATATACATGAGTATTTATTATCAAATTTGTACAGAGAAGCGCAGAAAAATAATTACGATTATATAAGTAAAATGCAACATATAGATGTAAATACATGGCTTCAAGGTGATATACTTCAAAAAGTTGATAAATTTTCTGTAGCTGAGCATCTAGAACTTAGAGTACCTTTTTTAGATAAAGATGTATTTGATGTAGCAAAAAATTTAAGAGTTGAACAAAAAATAACAAAAAATAACACAAAAGTGCTACTTAGAGAATCTTTTAAAGATATAGTACCAGAGCATGTTATTCAGAGAAAAAAATTAGGATTTCCAACGCCAATAAGAGTTTGGTTAAAAGATGATTTAGGAGTTGTTGTAAGAGAAACTATTTCCAATGCAAATGTAGACGAGTTTATTGATAAAAAATATATAATAAAACTTTTAGATGAACATCTAAAAGGTCACAAAGATAATTCAAGGAAAATATGGACTATATTTACATTTTGTCTATGGCATCAATTGTTTATAGAGCATAAAAACATCAAGTATTAA
- a CDS encoding superoxide dismutase, translated as MSLFILSQCITLFAFTPENNKFKVKPLPYAYDALEPYIDKETMILHHDKHYQAYVDKLNAALEKYPELYNYSLCELLQNLDSLPKDIATTVRNNAGGAYNHKFFFDIMTPEKTIPSESLKAAIDRDFGSFEKFKEEFQKAALDVFGSGWAWLVATKDGKLSIITTPNQDSPVSKNLTPIIGLDVWEHAYYLKYQNRRNEYINNWFNVVNWNGALENYKNLKSQE; from the coding sequence ATGTCTTTATTTATACTTTCACAGTGTATAACTTTATTTGCTTTTACACCCGAAAATAACAAGTTTAAGGTTAAACCATTACCTTATGCTTATGATGCACTTGAGCCATATATAGATAAAGAAACTATGATTTTACATCATGATAAACATTATCAGGCTTATGTTGATAAGTTAAATGCAGCTCTTGAAAAATATCCTGAGCTTTATAATTATTCTTTATGTGAATTATTACAAAACTTAGATTCTTTGCCTAAAGACATTGCTACAACAGTAAGAAATAATGCAGGTGGTGCTTACAATCATAAATTCTTTTTTGATATAATGACTCCTGAGAAAACTATACCTTCTGAATCTTTAAAAGCAGCTATCGACAGAGATTTTGGTTCTTTTGAAAAATTCAAAGAAGAATTCCAAAAAGCAGCTTTAGATGTTTTTGGTTCTGGTTGGGCTTGGCTGGTAGCCACTAAAGATGGTAAATTGTCCATTATAACTACTCCAAACCAAGATAGCCCTGTAAGTAAAAACTTGACTCCTATCATAGGTCTTGATGTTTGGGAACATGCTTACTATTTAAAATATCAAAACAGAAGAAATGAATATATTAACAACTGGTTTAATGTAGTTAATTGGAATGGAGCTTTAGAAAATTACAAAAATTTAAAATCTCAAGAGTAA
- a CDS encoding metal-dependent hydrolase: MIKETHERGGYILALLILPFINNIYLVKYDTTYKIVLIIIYIYFAYLGSLFPDIDMRGSYISKKFILIYKLFGSRFRHRGFTHSLLALLLISSFFKSLTIFTNNNIVFSCLSSGFIIGYFSHMCLDLITKEGIELFFPITINISLLPIKTSSKTEKFISKLLNFIVIFLIGYQFYILF; encoded by the coding sequence ATGATAAAAGAAACACATGAAAGGGGAGGATATATATTAGCGCTTTTGATACTCCCCTTTATAAATAATATATATTTAGTCAAATACGATACTACATATAAAATAGTATTAATTATAATCTATATCTATTTTGCATATTTAGGTTCATTGTTTCCAGATATAGATATGAGAGGTTCTTACATAAGTAAAAAATTCATATTAATTTACAAATTATTTGGAAGTAGGTTTAGACACAGAGGGTTTACCCATAGTCTTCTTGCATTATTACTCATTAGTAGTTTTTTTAAGTCTCTAACAATCTTTACCAACAACAATATAGTTTTTTCATGTCTGTCTAGTGGATTTATAATAGGATATTTTTCTCACATGTGTCTTGACCTTATTACCAAAGAAGGTATCGAATTGTTTTTTCCCATTACTATAAACATTTCCTTACTCCCTATAAAAACTAGTTCAAAAACAGAAAAATTCATATCTAAACTTTTAAACTTCATAGTTATTTTTTTAATCGGATATCAATTTTACATTTTATTTTAA
- a CDS encoding TVP38/TMEM64 family protein — protein sequence MQYIQELLDLTQNYWVLATIIGLLSAFIESFIPALPLVAIVTANAAIQGLLLGCLLSWIGSGLGTTSLFLLISRFTDSRLFNKLRNSKTERAISWMEKQGFKLLFIAYACPFMPGCLVTVASAFCKKDIKDFVPAMLAGKFVMFIVISYVASDIEGFITSPLKIASFILLVFLSWKIGSKVNKNLENHNYEFHHKKHDNDRDNKRI from the coding sequence ATGCAGTATATACAAGAATTACTTGATTTAACTCAAAACTATTGGGTGTTAGCCACAATAATTGGTTTATTAAGTGCATTTATAGAAAGCTTTATACCAGCCTTACCACTTGTGGCGATAGTTACAGCAAATGCTGCTATACAAGGGTTATTACTTGGGTGTTTGCTATCATGGATTGGCTCAGGGCTTGGGACAACCTCATTATTTTTATTAATAAGTAGATTTACTGATAGTAGACTTTTTAATAAGTTGAGAAATAGTAAAACTGAAAGAGCAATAAGTTGGATGGAGAAACAGGGATTTAAACTGCTATTTATAGCATATGCTTGTCCATTTATGCCTGGGTGTTTAGTTACTGTTGCATCAGCTTTTTGTAAAAAAGATATAAAAGATTTTGTTCCAGCAATGTTGGCAGGAAAATTTGTAATGTTTATAGTAATAAGTTATGTGGCAAGTGATATAGAAGGATTTATAACAAGTCCACTAAAGATAGCATCATTTATACTATTAGTATTTTTATCATGGAAGATTGGAAGTAAAGTTAATAAAAACCTTGAAAATCATAACTATGAATTTCATCATAAAAAACACGATAATGATAGAGATAACAAAAGAATTTAA